Proteins encoded by one window of Emticicia oligotrophica DSM 17448:
- the hypF gene encoding carbamoyltransferase HypF — MVFEIRIKGQVQGVGFRPFIYRLAIENKVNGWVNNTNEGVLVEVSLPVNQIESFCEKIKQEAPKLAKITNISFEEIERKPVFEKGFHIIKSERNTKTNVLLSPDFAICPTCRKEIHTQNDRRFLYAFTTCTYCGPRYSITQKLPYDRELTSMEAFCMCADCQKEYDNVENRRYFSQTNSCKKCGVQLSFFDKHRALLTNESDEVLKLSVEALKEGKILAIKGIGGYLLMCDANNEQTIAILRQRKHRPTKPFAVMYPSLKLLEEEISLKEQEKEALANETASIVLLNAPDSTLATTGLLGVMLPYTPLFELIAQTFAKPIIATSGNLSHSPIVYQDDNALAELLEIADCIIQNNRAIVVPQDDSVLRFSPIYNQKIVLRRSRGLAPTFIQASLALKNNVLAMGAMLKSTFAITHENNVYISQYLGDLTDFDTQENYRHTLKHLSEVISFEPSTILIDKHKMYPSSEMGKAMAQKQKLNLVEIQHHQAHFAAVLAENDLFGSKEPILGIIWDGTGWGEDGQIWGGEFFEYQDDLGLERVAHFDYFSNLMGDKMAREPRLSALAITHEVEDVQEFIRRKFSETEWNLYQKFLSQNSNINTSSVGRILDGLASLLGILDKSTYEGEAAMYLEAKAREFFDKNSAEITSYNLVCNAENKINLNPMIKQIFEDIQKNVSIEKIAAKIHFSLIKLIQGIANRLKIKRLAFSGGVWQNAVLVDLAFQHLDDFELFFHKQLSPNDECISFGQLAFYSFLKTP; from the coding sequence ATGGTATTTGAAATTCGCATAAAAGGGCAGGTACAAGGGGTTGGTTTTAGACCATTTATTTATCGTTTAGCAATCGAAAATAAAGTAAATGGTTGGGTAAATAATACCAATGAGGGCGTTTTAGTGGAAGTATCATTGCCTGTTAATCAGATTGAAAGTTTCTGTGAAAAGATTAAACAAGAAGCTCCAAAATTAGCGAAAATAACAAATATTTCTTTTGAAGAAATCGAGCGAAAACCAGTATTTGAAAAAGGTTTTCATATCATCAAAAGTGAAAGAAATACCAAAACTAATGTTTTACTAAGTCCTGATTTTGCTATTTGTCCAACTTGTAGAAAGGAAATTCATACCCAAAACGACCGTCGATTTCTATATGCTTTTACAACTTGTACTTATTGCGGACCAAGGTATTCAATCACTCAGAAACTCCCATACGACCGCGAATTGACAAGCATGGAAGCTTTTTGTATGTGTGCAGATTGTCAGAAAGAGTACGATAATGTTGAGAATCGAAGATACTTTTCGCAGACAAATTCTTGCAAGAAATGTGGCGTTCAACTTTCATTTTTTGATAAGCACAGAGCATTGCTTACGAACGAATCTGATGAAGTATTAAAACTAAGTGTTGAAGCACTGAAGGAAGGTAAAATACTGGCAATTAAAGGTATTGGTGGCTATTTATTAATGTGTGATGCGAATAATGAACAAACAATTGCTATCCTTCGCCAAAGAAAACACCGACCCACCAAGCCATTTGCGGTGATGTATCCAAGCCTAAAATTGCTTGAAGAAGAAATTAGCTTAAAAGAGCAGGAGAAAGAGGCATTAGCCAATGAAACGGCCTCAATTGTGCTTTTAAATGCTCCAGATTCAACATTGGCAACTACTGGTTTATTGGGTGTTATGCTGCCATATACACCTTTGTTTGAACTCATTGCTCAAACGTTTGCCAAACCCATAATTGCCACCAGTGGAAATCTGAGTCATTCACCAATTGTTTATCAAGATGATAATGCTTTGGCAGAATTGTTGGAAATAGCCGATTGTATTATTCAAAATAATCGAGCAATCGTAGTGCCTCAAGATGATAGCGTACTGAGGTTTAGCCCAATTTATAATCAAAAAATTGTTCTGAGGCGTTCGAGGGGTTTAGCTCCAACATTTATACAGGCATCATTAGCTTTAAAAAATAATGTGTTGGCGATGGGAGCAATGTTGAAAAGTACATTTGCCATTACCCATGAAAATAATGTTTACATAAGCCAATATTTGGGTGATTTAACTGATTTTGATACACAAGAAAATTATAGACATACTCTCAAGCATTTATCGGAAGTAATCAGTTTTGAGCCATCTACCATCTTGATTGATAAACACAAAATGTATCCATCAAGTGAAATGGGAAAAGCAATGGCTCAAAAACAAAAACTCAATTTAGTTGAAATTCAACATCATCAAGCTCATTTTGCCGCTGTTTTGGCTGAAAATGATTTGTTTGGAAGCAAAGAACCTATTTTAGGAATTATCTGGGATGGAACAGGCTGGGGCGAAGATGGACAAATTTGGGGTGGAGAGTTCTTTGAATATCAAGATGATTTAGGTCTAGAGCGAGTTGCTCATTTTGATTATTTCTCGAATTTGATGGGAGATAAAATGGCACGGGAACCACGTTTATCGGCCTTGGCAATTACGCATGAAGTGGAAGATGTCCAAGAATTTATCCGAAGAAAGTTTAGTGAAACAGAATGGAATCTTTACCAGAAGTTTCTTTCTCAAAATTCAAATATCAATACTTCATCTGTTGGTCGAATATTAGATGGTTTGGCTTCTTTGTTAGGTATCCTCGATAAATCTACTTATGAAGGTGAAGCTGCCATGTATTTAGAGGCTAAAGCAAGGGAATTTTTTGATAAAAACTCAGCTGAAATAACTAGCTATAATTTGGTGTGTAATGCTGAAAATAAGATTAATTTAAACCCAATGATTAAGCAAATTTTTGAAGATATTCAGAAAAATGTAAGTATAGAAAAAATAGCAGCTAAAATTCATTTTTCGTTGATAAAGCTTATTCAAGGAATAGCTAATCGTCTAAAAATCAAACGATTGGCGTTTTCGGGAGGAGTTTGGCAAAATGCAGTTTTGGTAGATTTAGCCTTTCAGCACCTTGATGATTTTGAACTCTTTTTTCATAAGCAGTTATCTCCCAATGATGAGTGCATTTCATTTGGACAACTAGCTTTTTATAGTTTTTTGAAAACACCTTAA